In one Tachysurus fulvidraco isolate hzauxx_2018 chromosome 16, HZAU_PFXX_2.0, whole genome shotgun sequence genomic region, the following are encoded:
- the LOC113643352 gene encoding NLR family CARD domain-containing protein 3-like — translation MTSNMSVSGKQDLKKDKRMMEGKRSDSPEPSCVSMKSDWSMELPVTFRDRDSSTDVRPQKSNISRNQLDSIFKELEHKVITLIKNKLMTFRKLLSPDYPACTEREVKDEEDLHIVTEGAMKITLYVLKNMNHTDLANTLHNKLASVYQPTLKSKLREKFKRINEGNSQHGSSALLNEIYTELYITEGWSGDVNNEHEVRQIEAASRRPATQEKPIKCNDIFKDKSIRTVLTKGVAGIGKTVSVQKFILDWAEGEVNQDVTFMFPLPFRELNLMKQQNLSLMKLLHHFFPEIRKLESIDCDSYKVMLIFDGLDECRLPLNFQKNERLCDVTESASVDVLLTNLIKGNLLPSALLWITTRPGAANQIPPDCVDQVTEIRGFSNSQKVKYFRKKITDQSLANKILTHLKSSRSLYIMCHIPVFCWISATVIERMLGEAESGEIPKTLTQMFTRFLIFQIKHKDQKYHQKCDPDPQQTRDSIMALGKLAFHQLEKGNLIFYEEDLRECGIDVREVSVYSGVCTQIFREEFGLHLGKVFSFVHLSVQEFLAALYAFFCFILRNTNVEQSTGLFNFFRNPNMSDLLRSEVDKALQSENGQLDLFLRFLLGLSLESNQTLLRDLMPQTGSRSHSKQETVKYIKEKIRENPSSEKSINLFHCLNELNDHSLVQEVQTYLNRDYYSRLSGSRLSPAQWSALVFVLLNSEQELDEFDLRKFDRSDEGFLRLLPVVKASRKAV, via the exons accacaaaaatcaaacatcagcagaaatcagctggactctatattcaag gagctggaacacaaagtcatcactctgataaagaataaGCTGATGAcgtttaggaagctcctgagtccagattatccagcatgcactgagagggaggtgaaggatgaggaggatctacACATTGTCACAGAGGGAGCGATGAAGATCACACTTtacgtcctgaagaacatgaaccacacagatcttgctaacacactgcacaata aactcgccTCTGTGTATCAGCCAACGTTGAAGTCcaagctgagagagaagtttaaaagaattaatgaaggaaactcacagcatggaagctcagcacttctgaatgagatctacactgagctctacatcacagagggttggagtggagacgtcaataatgaacatgaggtgagacagattgaggcagcgtccaggagaccagcaacacaggagaaacccatcaaatgtaatgacatctttaaagacaagtccatcagaactgtgctgactaaaggagttgctggaattggaaaaacagtctctgtgcagaagttcattctggactgggctgaaggagaagtaaatcaggacgtcaccttcatgttcccacttccctttagagagctgaatctgatgaagcagcaaaatctcagtctgatgaaacttcttcatcactttttcccagaaataagaaaactagaatcaatagattgtgactcctacaaagtgatgttgatctttgatggtctggatgagtgtcgacttcctctaaatttccagaagaatgagagattgtgtgatgtgacagagtcagcctcagtggatgtgctgctgacgaacctcatcaaggggaatctgcttccctctgctctcctctggataaccacaagaccaggagcagccaatcagatccctcctgactgtgtagaccaggtaacagagatACGAGGCTTCAGTAATTCTCAGAAAGTGAAGTACTTCAGGAAGAAGATCACTGAccagagcctggccaataaaatcctcacacacctgaagtcttcaaggagcctctacatcatgtgccacatcccagtcttctgctggatctcagccactgttatagagagaatgttgggtgaagcagagagtggagagatccccaagactctgactcaaatgttcacacgcttcctgatctttcagatcaaacacaaggaccaaaagtaccatcagaaatgtgaccctgatcctcagcagaccagagacagtatcatggcactgggaaaactggctttccaccagctggagaaaggaaacctgatcttctatgaggaagacctgagggagtgtggcattgatgtcagagaagtgtcagtgtactcaggagtgtgtacccagatcttcagagaggagtttgggcttcacctggggaaggtgttcagcttcgtacatctgagtgttcaggagtttctggctgctttatatgcatttttctgctttattttaagaaatacaaATGTGGAGCAAAGCACAGgactttttaatttcttcagaaatccaaacatgtctgatctcctcaggagtgaagtggacaaggccttacagagtgagaatggacagctggacctgttcctccgcttccttctgggtctctcactggagtccaatcaaactcttttacgagacttaatgccacagacaggaagcagatctcacagcaaacaggaaacagtgaagtacatcaaggagaagatcagggagaatccatcttcagagaaatccatcaatctgttccactgtctgaatgaactgaatgatcattcactagtgcaggaagtacaaacttacctgaacagagatTACTATAGTCGTCTCAGTGGATccagactctctcctgctcagtggtcagctctggtgtttgtgttactgaactcagaacaggagctggatgagttTGATTTGAGGAAATTTGATCGATCAGATGAAGGTTTTCtgaggctgctgccagtggtcaaagcctccagaaaagctgtgtga